One segment of Erigeron canadensis isolate Cc75 chromosome 2, C_canadensis_v1, whole genome shotgun sequence DNA contains the following:
- the LOC122587749 gene encoding transcription factor DIVARICATA-like isoform X1: METLSLTSDSLSLSKMNQQNKNTEWTDEQNTWFESALAIFDTETPDRWSNVAALVPGKSEIDVKRQYEKLKADISEIEAGLVPDPGYMTSSFNLELVEDQNFSIFRKRPSKFRTFDSERRKGVPWTEEEHRQFLMGLQVHGKGDWRSISRNFVVTKTPTQVASHAQKYYARQHSDVKEKRRPSIHDITMVNNRQNSKSPEKSPLSINKSIGLPKNLLHWNNTSDGINIRVYNSGLQFQPARYQVEG, translated from the exons ATGGAGACATTATCTTTAACGTCGGATAGTTTGAGTTTAAGCAAGATGAATCAACAAAACAAGAACACAGAATGGACCGACGAACAAAACACATGGTTTGAAAGTGCTCTAGCTATATTTGATACGGAAACACCAGACCGGTGGTCAAATGTAGCTGCTTTGGTCCCTGGGAAATCAGAGATTGATGTCAAGAGACAATATGAGAAACTGAAAGCTGATATCAGTGAAATTGAGGCTGGTCTGGTTCCTGATCCAGGCTATATGACTTCCTCTTTCAACCTAGAACTTGTCGAAGATCAAAACTTCAGTATCTTCAGAAAAAGGCCTTCAAAGTTTAGAACTTTTGATAGTGAAAGGCGCAAGGGTGTGCCTTGGACCGAAGAGGAGCATAG GCAATTTTTGATGGGTCTTCAAGTTCATGGGAAAGGAGATTGGAGAAGTATTTCTCGTAACTTTGTGGTGACAAAAACGCCGACTCAAGTAGCAAGTCATGCTCAAAAGTATTATGCAAGACAACATTCAGATGTGAAAGAGAAGAGGAGACCTAGCATCCATGATATCACTATGGTCAATAACCGACAGAATTCCAAGTCTCCCGAGAAATCTCCTCTGTCAATTAACAAATCCATTGGGTTACCAAAGAACTTACTTCACTGGAACAACACCAGTGATGGCATCAATATCCGAGTTTACAATTCCGGCCTCCAATTCCAACCTGCTAGGTACCAAGTTGAAGGTTAA
- the LOC122587749 gene encoding transcription factor DIVARICATA-like isoform X2, with translation MNQQNKNTEWTDEQNTWFESALAIFDTETPDRWSNVAALVPGKSEIDVKRQYEKLKADISEIEAGLVPDPGYMTSSFNLELVEDQNFSIFRKRPSKFRTFDSERRKGVPWTEEEHRQFLMGLQVHGKGDWRSISRNFVVTKTPTQVASHAQKYYARQHSDVKEKRRPSIHDITMVNNRQNSKSPEKSPLSINKSIGLPKNLLHWNNTSDGINIRVYNSGLQFQPARYQVEG, from the exons ATGAATCAACAAAACAAGAACACAGAATGGACCGACGAACAAAACACATGGTTTGAAAGTGCTCTAGCTATATTTGATACGGAAACACCAGACCGGTGGTCAAATGTAGCTGCTTTGGTCCCTGGGAAATCAGAGATTGATGTCAAGAGACAATATGAGAAACTGAAAGCTGATATCAGTGAAATTGAGGCTGGTCTGGTTCCTGATCCAGGCTATATGACTTCCTCTTTCAACCTAGAACTTGTCGAAGATCAAAACTTCAGTATCTTCAGAAAAAGGCCTTCAAAGTTTAGAACTTTTGATAGTGAAAGGCGCAAGGGTGTGCCTTGGACCGAAGAGGAGCATAG GCAATTTTTGATGGGTCTTCAAGTTCATGGGAAAGGAGATTGGAGAAGTATTTCTCGTAACTTTGTGGTGACAAAAACGCCGACTCAAGTAGCAAGTCATGCTCAAAAGTATTATGCAAGACAACATTCAGATGTGAAAGAGAAGAGGAGACCTAGCATCCATGATATCACTATGGTCAATAACCGACAGAATTCCAAGTCTCCCGAGAAATCTCCTCTGTCAATTAACAAATCCATTGGGTTACCAAAGAACTTACTTCACTGGAACAACACCAGTGATGGCATCAATATCCGAGTTTACAATTCCGGCCTCCAATTCCAACCTGCTAGGTACCAAGTTGAAGGTTAA
- the LOC122587970 gene encoding uncharacterized protein LOC122587970: MIRLENLREVSSKWEHEVCPAIRKKLEFIKNQRAEWLVIHAGGNKFEVRNSRYAYSVDMDTGTCDCRMWELSGIPCVHVVQAIYKQNKEPEDFVAIWFRKCHYKYAYESYLNPVGGMDTWRTFLELNVPLPPKPRTKKGKTKSST; this comes from the coding sequence ATGATAAGGTTAGAAAATCTTAGGGAGGTTAGTTCAAAGTGGGAACATGAGGTATGCCCAGCCATTAGGAAAAAACTTGAATTCATTAAAAATCAAAGGGCTGAATGGTTAGTAATTCATGCTGGTGGGAACAAGTTTGAGGTTAGGAACTCTAGGTATGCATATTCTGTTGACATGGACACGGGAACTTGTGACTGTAGGATGTGGGAGTTGAGTGGGATACCATGTGTACATGTTGTGCAAGCTATTTACAAGCAAAACAAAGAACCTGAGGATTTTGTAGCTATATGGTTTAGGAAGTGTCACTATAAGTATGCATATGAGTCTTACTTGAATCCAGTTGGGGGTATGGACACATGGAGGACATTCCTTGAGTTGAATGTACCACTACCACCTAAACCTAGAACCAAAAAAGGAAAGACAAAGAGCAGCACATGA
- the LOC122587969 gene encoding uncharacterized protein LOC122587969, which yields MQFPIHEPQIHWRQKAPKVGKRYEGPDQLKECLSYYALANGYSLWYERTSKSHIIARCGVRPPKLSKPEKGGQKKSNRYQPSTKTCKWRLAASWMTTERSFQVKKLTEEHTRVRNFKYGTLINYKWIGRHFADRIRQQPDIKCSLLQELVMKKYKCFVTQQRVKRARLWALNEYERSLEEHYAMLRPYADALLRTNAGSIVQLGTTTNPDGKTYFDRFYVCLFGLKEGFKKGCRREVALYGCFLKTSCKGELLTAGLLEAIKEVMPRAEHKQCARYIYENFRKVYSGVEYRNLFWKAAKSTYPAQFDDVMKEIKASNPNAFKYLMERNPKSWCRAFFDTTSCCEAVENGYSEC from the exons ATGCAATTTCCAATTCATGAACCACAGATTCATTGGAGGCAGAAAGCACCTAAG GTTGGTAAGAGATATGAGGGGCCTGATCAATTGAAAGAGTGCTTGTCATACTATGCACTGGCCAATGGGTACTCACTATGGTATGAGAGAACTTCCAAGAGTCATATAATTGCAAGATGTGGAGTTAGGCCACCAAAGCTATCTAAGCCTGAGAAGGGGGGACAAAAGAAGAGCAACAGATACCAGCCTTCTACAAAGACATGTAAATGGAGGTTGGCTGCTTCTTGGATGACAACTGAGAGGTCTTTCCAAGTAAAGAAATTAACAGAAGAGCATACCCGTGTAAGAAACTTTAAATATGGTACTTTGATAAATTACAAATGGATAGGTAGGCATTTTGCAGACAGAATAAGACAACAACCAGACATTAAGTGTTCTTTACTACAAGAGTTAGTGATGAAAAAGTATAAATGCTTTGTAACACAACAACGAGTTAAAAGGGCTAGGCTATGGGCTTTGAATGAGTATGAAAGATCACTAGAGGAGCATTATGCAATGCTTAGGCCATATGCTGATGCACTTCTTAGGACCAATGCAGGATCCATTGTCCAATTAGGAACCACTACAAACCCTGATGGAAAAACCTATTTTGATAGGTTTTATGTTTGTCTGTTTGGCTTGAAAGAAGGGTTTAAAAAAGGATGTAGGAGGGAGGTTGctttatatgggtgttttttgAAGACATCATGTAAAGGGGAATTGCTAACTGCT GGTTTGTTAGAAGCTATTAAGGAAGTGATGCCAAGAGCCGAGCACAAACAGTGTGCcagatatatatatgagaacTTTAGGAAGGTTTATAGTGGAGTGGAGTATAGAAACTTATTTTGGAAAGCTGCTAAATCAACTTACCCTGCACAATTTGATGATGTGATGAAAGAAATCAAGGCTTCAAACCCAAATGCATTCAAGTATTTGATGGAAAGGAATCCAAAGTCTTGGTGCAGGGCCTTTTTTGATACTACTAGTTGCTGTGAAGCTGTTGAGAATGGTTATAGTGAATGCTAG